The Raphanus sativus cultivar WK10039 chromosome 2, ASM80110v3, whole genome shotgun sequence genome includes a region encoding these proteins:
- the LOC130494485 gene encoding sister chromatid cohesion protein PDS5 homolog C-like isoform X6: protein MSDSEKEIENQILEAGEKLIDPPSSLDELLSLLDKIFTCLVDVEQSPPASMQNALSPLMTALVDGKLVKHSDTDVKVSVAACISEITRITAPDAPYDDDQMKDVFKLIVSSFENLDDDSSRSYSKRTSILETVAKVRSCVVMLDLECDSLLIEMFQNFLKAVRDHHKGNLFSSMENIMTLVLEESEEIPSKMLSPILHYVRKDDEVPQVSRTLAEQVLSKCASKLKNYLTEAVKSSGVSLDKYSKIVASICEGTFTALQQDQLVENEKEDSQGPSTKEAEVEEAEVISTPERTDPPKDESSKSGVSNGIAQQNDSSVDTESTKKLDDTSAKDEPEQLDSNTGLDNTSEKNAAVECQTQEEEPSSVKQVDSSKSSDIKEETEPEALLDSKDVQSLPTDDSSVNAAASENDKETSVQVVPSKTSADETTNVSSPSKADEEIQPETTANQKKKEGSTKEAKTSADETANVSSPSKAEDLVEEIQPKTTANQKKNESSTKEAKPSAVSATEEASEETKTSKAKMTKKSGKKVASSSKAKSTVSPSKKSASETKAAKQSEKKAVESDNVQESSKPKVEKKKPGRGKAMDDTSSGDSEKPAVSSGKSASKSKKEVKEPIEESPNTSSKRKRSLGKEKASDLQNPDGNIVGSRVRVWWPIDKAYYKGVVDSYDSAKKRHLVIYDDGDQEILNLKKQKWHFLDESETEGEEAAEEEASTEPQSKKAKTGKQTKMGSSGKKGGGAGSSKSKATPASKSGKKSQDDKTESKPKDSKAAKGKAKSTPASKSKESDVESESEETPKAPEPATKGKSVGSGKSQASQSKSGKKRKR, encoded by the exons ATGTCGGATTCTGAAAAGGAGATCGAGAATCAGATTCTGGAAGCAGGGGAGAAGCTTATCGATCCACCTTCTTCACTCGATGAGCTTCTTTCTCTCCTTGAC AAAATCTTCACCTGCTTAGTAGATGTTGAGCAGTCACCTCCCGCTTCAATGCAGAACGCACTCTCTCCCTTGATGACAGCACTAGTCGACGGTAAACTCGTCAAGCATTCCGATACCGATGTGAAAGTTTCAGTGGCTGCTTGCATCAGTGAGATTACTAGAATAACTGCTCCCGATGCTCCTTACGATGATGATCAGATGAAG GATGTGTTTAAGTTAATCGTATCGTCGTTTGAAAATCTAGACGACGACTCTAGTCGCTCCTATTCCAAAAGGACCTCGATCCTCGAAACTGTGGCCAAGGTCAGGTCATGCGTTGTGATGTTGGATCTCGAGTGTGATTCACTTCTTATTGAGATGTTCCAGAATTTCTTGAAGGCCGTAAG GGACCATCATAAAGGGAACTTATTTTCTTCTATGGAGAACATTATGACACTTGTTTTAGAAGAAAGCGAGGAGATACCTTCAAAGATGCTTTCACCAATTCTACATTATGTTAGAAAGGATGATGAG GTTCCCCAAGTATCACGGACGTTAGCAGAACAAGTTCTCAGTAAATGTGCTAGCAAGCTCAAAAATTATCTGACTGAGGCTGTGAAATCTTCGGGTGTCTCTTTAGATAAGTATAGTAAGATAGTTGCTTCGATATGTGAAGGGACATTCACTGCTTTGCAGCAGGACCAACTTGTTGAGAATGAGAAAGAA GATAGTCAAGGTCCTTCAACAAAGGAAGCAGAAGTAGAG GAGGCAGAAGTAATTTCTACACCCGAGCGAACTGATCCACCTAAGGATGAATCAAGTAAGTCAGGAGTCAGCAATGGCATTGCGCAACAAAATGATTCTTCTGTCGATACTGAGTCTACAAAGAAGCTAGATGATACGAGTGCTAAAGATGAGCCTGAACAACTTGATAGCAACACTGGCTTGGATAATACATCTGAAAAGAATGCAGCTGTTGAATGTCAAACTCAGGAAGAAGAACCCAGTTCTGTCAAACAGGTGGATTCATCAAAAAGTTCAGATATAAAGGAGGAGACTGAACCTGAAGCACTCTTGGACAGCAAGGATGTGCAAAGTTTGCCTACTGATGATTCATCTGTTAACGCTGCCGCTTCTGAAAACGATAAGGAAACAAGTGTGCAGGTTGTGCCATCGAAGACATCTGCTGATGAAACTACCAATGTCAGTTCTCCATCTAAGGCTGATGAGGAAATCCAGCCTGAGACGACTGCAAACCAGAAGAAAAAGGAGGGCTCGACGAAGGAGGCAAAGACATCAGCTGATGAAACTGCCAATGTCAGTTCTCCATCTAAGGCTGAAGATCTTGTTGAGGAAATCCAGCCTAAGACGACTGCAAACCAGAAGAAAAACGAGAGCTCGACGAAGGAGGCCAAGCCATCAGCTGTTAGTGCTACCGAAGAAGCTTCCGAAGAAACAAAGACTTCTAAAGCTAAAATGACAAAAAAGTCTGGAAAAAAGGTTGCTTCTTCAAGTAAGGCCAAGTCTACTGTTTCTCCTTCAAAGAAAAGCGCCTCTGAGACAAAAGCTGCTAAGCAGTCAGAGAAGAAGGCAGTTGAGAGTGATAATGTACAAGAATCCTCGAAGCCAAAAgtggaaaagaaaaaaccagGACGTGGAAAAGCCATGGATGATACTTCTTCAGGTGATAGTGAAAAA CCAGCTGTTTCCTCTGGAAAGTCAGCCTCAAAGTCAAAGAAAGAAGTGAAGGAACCGATAGAAGAAAGTCCTAATACAAGCTCAAAGAGAAAACGAAGTCTAGGCAAAGAGAAA GCATCTGATCTCCAAAACCCTGACGGAAATATAGTTGGGTCGAGGGTCAGAGTCTGGTGGCCTATCGATAAAGC GTATTATAAAGGTGTGGTCGATTCATATGATTCTGCTAAGAAGAGACATCTG GTCATCTATGATGATGGAGATCAAGAAATCTTGAATCTTAAGAAACAGAAGTGGCATTTTCTGGATGAATCAGAAACAGAG GGTGAAGAAGCTGCTGAGGAAGAAGCCTCCACAGA GCCCCAGAGTAAGAAAGCTAAGACAGGCAAGCAAACAAAGATGGGATCATCAGGGAAAAA GGGTGGGGGAGCTGGTTCCAGCAAGTCTAAAGCTACTCCTGCTTCCAAGTCCGGCAAGAAGTCCCAGGATGACAAAACAGAGAGCAAACCAAAGGATTCAAAGGCGGCTAAAGGCAAAGCAAAATCAACACCTGCTTCTAAGAGCAAGGAGAGCGATGTGGAGTCAGAGTCGGAAGAGACGCCCAAGGCACCAGAACCAGCAACAAAAGGGAAATCAGTCGGTTCAGGCAAGTCGCAGGCAAGTCAGTCCAAGTCCGGTAAGAAGAGGAAGCGATGA
- the LOC130494485 gene encoding sister chromatid cohesion protein PDS5 homolog C-like isoform X4: MSDSEKEIENQILEAGEKLIDPPSSLDELLSLLDKIFTCLVDVEQSPPASMQNALSPLMTALVDGKLVKHSDTDVKVSVAACISEITRITAPDAPYDDDQMKDVFKLIVSSFENLDDDSSRSYSKRTSILETVAKVRSCVVMLDLECDSLLIEMFQNFLKAVRDHHKGNLFSSMENIMTLVLEESEEIPSKMLSPILHYVRKDDEVPQVSRTLAEQVLSKCASKLKNYLTEAVKSSGVSLDKYSKIVASICEGTFTALQQDQLVENEKEDSQGPSTKEAEVEQDKQEAEVISTPERTDPPKDESSKSGVSNGIAQQNDSSVDTESTKKLDDTSAKDEPEQLDSNTGLDNTSEKNAAVECQTQEEEPSSVKQVDSSKSSDIKEETEPEALLDSKDVQSLPTDDSSVNAAASENDKETSVQVVPSKTSADETTNVSSPSKADEEIQPETTANQKKKEGSTKEAKTSADETANVSSPSKAEDLVEEIQPKTTANQKKNESSTKEAKPSAVSATEEASEETKTSKAKMTKKSGKKVASSSKAKSTVSPSKKSASETKAAKQSEKKAVESDNVQESSKPKVEKKKPGRGKAMDDTSSGDSEKPAVSSGKSASKSKKEVKEPIEESPNTSSKRKRSLGKEKASDLQNPDGNIVGSRVRVWWPIDKAYYKGVVDSYDSAKKRHLVIYDDGDQEILNLKKQKWHFLDESETEGEEAAEEEASTEPQSKKAKTGKQTKMGSSGKKGGGAGSSKSKATPASKSGKKSQDDKTESKPKDSKAAKGKAKSTPASKSKESDVESESEETPKAPEPATKGKSVGSGKSQASQSKSGKKRKR; the protein is encoded by the exons ATGTCGGATTCTGAAAAGGAGATCGAGAATCAGATTCTGGAAGCAGGGGAGAAGCTTATCGATCCACCTTCTTCACTCGATGAGCTTCTTTCTCTCCTTGAC AAAATCTTCACCTGCTTAGTAGATGTTGAGCAGTCACCTCCCGCTTCAATGCAGAACGCACTCTCTCCCTTGATGACAGCACTAGTCGACGGTAAACTCGTCAAGCATTCCGATACCGATGTGAAAGTTTCAGTGGCTGCTTGCATCAGTGAGATTACTAGAATAACTGCTCCCGATGCTCCTTACGATGATGATCAGATGAAG GATGTGTTTAAGTTAATCGTATCGTCGTTTGAAAATCTAGACGACGACTCTAGTCGCTCCTATTCCAAAAGGACCTCGATCCTCGAAACTGTGGCCAAGGTCAGGTCATGCGTTGTGATGTTGGATCTCGAGTGTGATTCACTTCTTATTGAGATGTTCCAGAATTTCTTGAAGGCCGTAAG GGACCATCATAAAGGGAACTTATTTTCTTCTATGGAGAACATTATGACACTTGTTTTAGAAGAAAGCGAGGAGATACCTTCAAAGATGCTTTCACCAATTCTACATTATGTTAGAAAGGATGATGAG GTTCCCCAAGTATCACGGACGTTAGCAGAACAAGTTCTCAGTAAATGTGCTAGCAAGCTCAAAAATTATCTGACTGAGGCTGTGAAATCTTCGGGTGTCTCTTTAGATAAGTATAGTAAGATAGTTGCTTCGATATGTGAAGGGACATTCACTGCTTTGCAGCAGGACCAACTTGTTGAGAATGAGAAAGAA GATAGTCAAGGTCCTTCAACAAAGGAAGCAGAAGTAGAG CAGGATAAACAGGAGGCAGAAGTAATTTCTACACCCGAGCGAACTGATCCACCTAAGGATGAATCAAGTAAGTCAGGAGTCAGCAATGGCATTGCGCAACAAAATGATTCTTCTGTCGATACTGAGTCTACAAAGAAGCTAGATGATACGAGTGCTAAAGATGAGCCTGAACAACTTGATAGCAACACTGGCTTGGATAATACATCTGAAAAGAATGCAGCTGTTGAATGTCAAACTCAGGAAGAAGAACCCAGTTCTGTCAAACAGGTGGATTCATCAAAAAGTTCAGATATAAAGGAGGAGACTGAACCTGAAGCACTCTTGGACAGCAAGGATGTGCAAAGTTTGCCTACTGATGATTCATCTGTTAACGCTGCCGCTTCTGAAAACGATAAGGAAACAAGTGTGCAGGTTGTGCCATCGAAGACATCTGCTGATGAAACTACCAATGTCAGTTCTCCATCTAAGGCTGATGAGGAAATCCAGCCTGAGACGACTGCAAACCAGAAGAAAAAGGAGGGCTCGACGAAGGAGGCAAAGACATCAGCTGATGAAACTGCCAATGTCAGTTCTCCATCTAAGGCTGAAGATCTTGTTGAGGAAATCCAGCCTAAGACGACTGCAAACCAGAAGAAAAACGAGAGCTCGACGAAGGAGGCCAAGCCATCAGCTGTTAGTGCTACCGAAGAAGCTTCCGAAGAAACAAAGACTTCTAAAGCTAAAATGACAAAAAAGTCTGGAAAAAAGGTTGCTTCTTCAAGTAAGGCCAAGTCTACTGTTTCTCCTTCAAAGAAAAGCGCCTCTGAGACAAAAGCTGCTAAGCAGTCAGAGAAGAAGGCAGTTGAGAGTGATAATGTACAAGAATCCTCGAAGCCAAAAgtggaaaagaaaaaaccagGACGTGGAAAAGCCATGGATGATACTTCTTCAGGTGATAGTGAAAAA CCAGCTGTTTCCTCTGGAAAGTCAGCCTCAAAGTCAAAGAAAGAAGTGAAGGAACCGATAGAAGAAAGTCCTAATACAAGCTCAAAGAGAAAACGAAGTCTAGGCAAAGAGAAA GCATCTGATCTCCAAAACCCTGACGGAAATATAGTTGGGTCGAGGGTCAGAGTCTGGTGGCCTATCGATAAAGC GTATTATAAAGGTGTGGTCGATTCATATGATTCTGCTAAGAAGAGACATCTG GTCATCTATGATGATGGAGATCAAGAAATCTTGAATCTTAAGAAACAGAAGTGGCATTTTCTGGATGAATCAGAAACAGAG GGTGAAGAAGCTGCTGAGGAAGAAGCCTCCACAGA GCCCCAGAGTAAGAAAGCTAAGACAGGCAAGCAAACAAAGATGGGATCATCAGGGAAAAA GGGTGGGGGAGCTGGTTCCAGCAAGTCTAAAGCTACTCCTGCTTCCAAGTCCGGCAAGAAGTCCCAGGATGACAAAACAGAGAGCAAACCAAAGGATTCAAAGGCGGCTAAAGGCAAAGCAAAATCAACACCTGCTTCTAAGAGCAAGGAGAGCGATGTGGAGTCAGAGTCGGAAGAGACGCCCAAGGCACCAGAACCAGCAACAAAAGGGAAATCAGTCGGTTCAGGCAAGTCGCAGGCAAGTCAGTCCAAGTCCGGTAAGAAGAGGAAGCGATGA
- the LOC130494485 gene encoding sister chromatid cohesion protein PDS5 homolog C-like isoform X5, giving the protein MSDSEKEIENQILEAGEKLIDPPSSLDELLSLLDKIFTCLVDVEQSPPASMQNALSPLMTALVDGKLVKHSDTDVKVSVAACISEITRITAPDAPYDDDQMKDVFKLIVSSFENLDDDSSRSYSKRTSILETVAKVRSCVVMLDLECDSLLIEMFQNFLKAVRDHHKGNLFSSMENIMTLVLEESEEIPSKMLSPILHYVRKDDEVPQVSRTLAEQVLSKCASKLKNYLTEAVKSSGVSLDKYSKIVASICEGTFTALQQDQLVENEKEDSQGPSTKEAEVEDKQEAEVISTPERTDPPKDESSKSGVSNGIAQQNDSSVDTESTKKLDDTSAKDEPEQLDSNTGLDNTSEKNAAVECQTQEEEPSSVKQVDSSKSSDIKEETEPEALLDSKDVQSLPTDDSSVNAAASENDKETSVQVVPSKTSADETTNVSSPSKADEEIQPETTANQKKKEGSTKEAKTSADETANVSSPSKAEDLVEEIQPKTTANQKKNESSTKEAKPSAVSATEEASEETKTSKAKMTKKSGKKVASSSKAKSTVSPSKKSASETKAAKQSEKKAVESDNVQESSKPKVEKKKPGRGKAMDDTSSGDSEKPAVSSGKSASKSKKEVKEPIEESPNTSSKRKRSLGKEKASDLQNPDGNIVGSRVRVWWPIDKAYYKGVVDSYDSAKKRHLVIYDDGDQEILNLKKQKWHFLDESETEGEEAAEEEASTEPQSKKAKTGKQTKMGSSGKKGGGAGSSKSKATPASKSGKKSQDDKTESKPKDSKAAKGKAKSTPASKSKESDVESESEETPKAPEPATKGKSVGSGKSQASQSKSGKKRKR; this is encoded by the exons ATGTCGGATTCTGAAAAGGAGATCGAGAATCAGATTCTGGAAGCAGGGGAGAAGCTTATCGATCCACCTTCTTCACTCGATGAGCTTCTTTCTCTCCTTGAC AAAATCTTCACCTGCTTAGTAGATGTTGAGCAGTCACCTCCCGCTTCAATGCAGAACGCACTCTCTCCCTTGATGACAGCACTAGTCGACGGTAAACTCGTCAAGCATTCCGATACCGATGTGAAAGTTTCAGTGGCTGCTTGCATCAGTGAGATTACTAGAATAACTGCTCCCGATGCTCCTTACGATGATGATCAGATGAAG GATGTGTTTAAGTTAATCGTATCGTCGTTTGAAAATCTAGACGACGACTCTAGTCGCTCCTATTCCAAAAGGACCTCGATCCTCGAAACTGTGGCCAAGGTCAGGTCATGCGTTGTGATGTTGGATCTCGAGTGTGATTCACTTCTTATTGAGATGTTCCAGAATTTCTTGAAGGCCGTAAG GGACCATCATAAAGGGAACTTATTTTCTTCTATGGAGAACATTATGACACTTGTTTTAGAAGAAAGCGAGGAGATACCTTCAAAGATGCTTTCACCAATTCTACATTATGTTAGAAAGGATGATGAG GTTCCCCAAGTATCACGGACGTTAGCAGAACAAGTTCTCAGTAAATGTGCTAGCAAGCTCAAAAATTATCTGACTGAGGCTGTGAAATCTTCGGGTGTCTCTTTAGATAAGTATAGTAAGATAGTTGCTTCGATATGTGAAGGGACATTCACTGCTTTGCAGCAGGACCAACTTGTTGAGAATGAGAAAGAA GATAGTCAAGGTCCTTCAACAAAGGAAGCAGAAGTAGAG GATAAACAGGAGGCAGAAGTAATTTCTACACCCGAGCGAACTGATCCACCTAAGGATGAATCAAGTAAGTCAGGAGTCAGCAATGGCATTGCGCAACAAAATGATTCTTCTGTCGATACTGAGTCTACAAAGAAGCTAGATGATACGAGTGCTAAAGATGAGCCTGAACAACTTGATAGCAACACTGGCTTGGATAATACATCTGAAAAGAATGCAGCTGTTGAATGTCAAACTCAGGAAGAAGAACCCAGTTCTGTCAAACAGGTGGATTCATCAAAAAGTTCAGATATAAAGGAGGAGACTGAACCTGAAGCACTCTTGGACAGCAAGGATGTGCAAAGTTTGCCTACTGATGATTCATCTGTTAACGCTGCCGCTTCTGAAAACGATAAGGAAACAAGTGTGCAGGTTGTGCCATCGAAGACATCTGCTGATGAAACTACCAATGTCAGTTCTCCATCTAAGGCTGATGAGGAAATCCAGCCTGAGACGACTGCAAACCAGAAGAAAAAGGAGGGCTCGACGAAGGAGGCAAAGACATCAGCTGATGAAACTGCCAATGTCAGTTCTCCATCTAAGGCTGAAGATCTTGTTGAGGAAATCCAGCCTAAGACGACTGCAAACCAGAAGAAAAACGAGAGCTCGACGAAGGAGGCCAAGCCATCAGCTGTTAGTGCTACCGAAGAAGCTTCCGAAGAAACAAAGACTTCTAAAGCTAAAATGACAAAAAAGTCTGGAAAAAAGGTTGCTTCTTCAAGTAAGGCCAAGTCTACTGTTTCTCCTTCAAAGAAAAGCGCCTCTGAGACAAAAGCTGCTAAGCAGTCAGAGAAGAAGGCAGTTGAGAGTGATAATGTACAAGAATCCTCGAAGCCAAAAgtggaaaagaaaaaaccagGACGTGGAAAAGCCATGGATGATACTTCTTCAGGTGATAGTGAAAAA CCAGCTGTTTCCTCTGGAAAGTCAGCCTCAAAGTCAAAGAAAGAAGTGAAGGAACCGATAGAAGAAAGTCCTAATACAAGCTCAAAGAGAAAACGAAGTCTAGGCAAAGAGAAA GCATCTGATCTCCAAAACCCTGACGGAAATATAGTTGGGTCGAGGGTCAGAGTCTGGTGGCCTATCGATAAAGC GTATTATAAAGGTGTGGTCGATTCATATGATTCTGCTAAGAAGAGACATCTG GTCATCTATGATGATGGAGATCAAGAAATCTTGAATCTTAAGAAACAGAAGTGGCATTTTCTGGATGAATCAGAAACAGAG GGTGAAGAAGCTGCTGAGGAAGAAGCCTCCACAGA GCCCCAGAGTAAGAAAGCTAAGACAGGCAAGCAAACAAAGATGGGATCATCAGGGAAAAA GGGTGGGGGAGCTGGTTCCAGCAAGTCTAAAGCTACTCCTGCTTCCAAGTCCGGCAAGAAGTCCCAGGATGACAAAACAGAGAGCAAACCAAAGGATTCAAAGGCGGCTAAAGGCAAAGCAAAATCAACACCTGCTTCTAAGAGCAAGGAGAGCGATGTGGAGTCAGAGTCGGAAGAGACGCCCAAGGCACCAGAACCAGCAACAAAAGGGAAATCAGTCGGTTCAGGCAAGTCGCAGGCAAGTCAGTCCAAGTCCGGTAAGAAGAGGAAGCGATGA
- the LOC130494485 gene encoding sister chromatid cohesion protein PDS5 homolog C-like isoform X3 — MSDSEKEIENQILEAGEKLIDPPSSLDELLSLLDKIFTCLVDVEQSPPASMQNALSPLMTALVDGKLVKHSDTDVKVSVAACISEITRITAPDAPYDDDQMKDVFKLIVSSFENLDDDSSRSYSKRTSILETVAKVRSCVVMLDLECDSLLIEMFQNFLKAVRDHHKGNLFSSMENIMTLVLEESEEIPSKMLSPILHYVRKDDEVPQVSRTLAEQVLSKCASKLKNYLTEAVKSSGVSLDKYSKIVASICEGTFTALQQDQLVENEKEVQLVDNEKEDSQGPSTKEAEVEEAEVISTPERTDPPKDESSKSGVSNGIAQQNDSSVDTESTKKLDDTSAKDEPEQLDSNTGLDNTSEKNAAVECQTQEEEPSSVKQVDSSKSSDIKEETEPEALLDSKDVQSLPTDDSSVNAAASENDKETSVQVVPSKTSADETTNVSSPSKADEEIQPETTANQKKKEGSTKEAKTSADETANVSSPSKAEDLVEEIQPKTTANQKKNESSTKEAKPSAVSATEEASEETKTSKAKMTKKSGKKVASSSKAKSTVSPSKKSASETKAAKQSEKKAVESDNVQESSKPKVEKKKPGRGKAMDDTSSGDSEKPAVSSGKSASKSKKEVKEPIEESPNTSSKRKRSLGKEKASDLQNPDGNIVGSRVRVWWPIDKAYYKGVVDSYDSAKKRHLVIYDDGDQEILNLKKQKWHFLDESETEGEEAAEEEASTEPQSKKAKTGKQTKMGSSGKKGGGAGSSKSKATPASKSGKKSQDDKTESKPKDSKAAKGKAKSTPASKSKESDVESESEETPKAPEPATKGKSVGSGKSQASQSKSGKKRKR, encoded by the exons ATGTCGGATTCTGAAAAGGAGATCGAGAATCAGATTCTGGAAGCAGGGGAGAAGCTTATCGATCCACCTTCTTCACTCGATGAGCTTCTTTCTCTCCTTGAC AAAATCTTCACCTGCTTAGTAGATGTTGAGCAGTCACCTCCCGCTTCAATGCAGAACGCACTCTCTCCCTTGATGACAGCACTAGTCGACGGTAAACTCGTCAAGCATTCCGATACCGATGTGAAAGTTTCAGTGGCTGCTTGCATCAGTGAGATTACTAGAATAACTGCTCCCGATGCTCCTTACGATGATGATCAGATGAAG GATGTGTTTAAGTTAATCGTATCGTCGTTTGAAAATCTAGACGACGACTCTAGTCGCTCCTATTCCAAAAGGACCTCGATCCTCGAAACTGTGGCCAAGGTCAGGTCATGCGTTGTGATGTTGGATCTCGAGTGTGATTCACTTCTTATTGAGATGTTCCAGAATTTCTTGAAGGCCGTAAG GGACCATCATAAAGGGAACTTATTTTCTTCTATGGAGAACATTATGACACTTGTTTTAGAAGAAAGCGAGGAGATACCTTCAAAGATGCTTTCACCAATTCTACATTATGTTAGAAAGGATGATGAG GTTCCCCAAGTATCACGGACGTTAGCAGAACAAGTTCTCAGTAAATGTGCTAGCAAGCTCAAAAATTATCTGACTGAGGCTGTGAAATCTTCGGGTGTCTCTTTAGATAAGTATAGTAAGATAGTTGCTTCGATATGTGAAGGGACATTCACTGCTTTGCAGCAGGACCAACTTGTTGAGAATGAGAAAGAAGTCCAACTTGTTGATAATGAGAAAGAA GATAGTCAAGGTCCTTCAACAAAGGAAGCAGAAGTAGAG GAGGCAGAAGTAATTTCTACACCCGAGCGAACTGATCCACCTAAGGATGAATCAAGTAAGTCAGGAGTCAGCAATGGCATTGCGCAACAAAATGATTCTTCTGTCGATACTGAGTCTACAAAGAAGCTAGATGATACGAGTGCTAAAGATGAGCCTGAACAACTTGATAGCAACACTGGCTTGGATAATACATCTGAAAAGAATGCAGCTGTTGAATGTCAAACTCAGGAAGAAGAACCCAGTTCTGTCAAACAGGTGGATTCATCAAAAAGTTCAGATATAAAGGAGGAGACTGAACCTGAAGCACTCTTGGACAGCAAGGATGTGCAAAGTTTGCCTACTGATGATTCATCTGTTAACGCTGCCGCTTCTGAAAACGATAAGGAAACAAGTGTGCAGGTTGTGCCATCGAAGACATCTGCTGATGAAACTACCAATGTCAGTTCTCCATCTAAGGCTGATGAGGAAATCCAGCCTGAGACGACTGCAAACCAGAAGAAAAAGGAGGGCTCGACGAAGGAGGCAAAGACATCAGCTGATGAAACTGCCAATGTCAGTTCTCCATCTAAGGCTGAAGATCTTGTTGAGGAAATCCAGCCTAAGACGACTGCAAACCAGAAGAAAAACGAGAGCTCGACGAAGGAGGCCAAGCCATCAGCTGTTAGTGCTACCGAAGAAGCTTCCGAAGAAACAAAGACTTCTAAAGCTAAAATGACAAAAAAGTCTGGAAAAAAGGTTGCTTCTTCAAGTAAGGCCAAGTCTACTGTTTCTCCTTCAAAGAAAAGCGCCTCTGAGACAAAAGCTGCTAAGCAGTCAGAGAAGAAGGCAGTTGAGAGTGATAATGTACAAGAATCCTCGAAGCCAAAAgtggaaaagaaaaaaccagGACGTGGAAAAGCCATGGATGATACTTCTTCAGGTGATAGTGAAAAA CCAGCTGTTTCCTCTGGAAAGTCAGCCTCAAAGTCAAAGAAAGAAGTGAAGGAACCGATAGAAGAAAGTCCTAATACAAGCTCAAAGAGAAAACGAAGTCTAGGCAAAGAGAAA GCATCTGATCTCCAAAACCCTGACGGAAATATAGTTGGGTCGAGGGTCAGAGTCTGGTGGCCTATCGATAAAGC GTATTATAAAGGTGTGGTCGATTCATATGATTCTGCTAAGAAGAGACATCTG GTCATCTATGATGATGGAGATCAAGAAATCTTGAATCTTAAGAAACAGAAGTGGCATTTTCTGGATGAATCAGAAACAGAG GGTGAAGAAGCTGCTGAGGAAGAAGCCTCCACAGA GCCCCAGAGTAAGAAAGCTAAGACAGGCAAGCAAACAAAGATGGGATCATCAGGGAAAAA GGGTGGGGGAGCTGGTTCCAGCAAGTCTAAAGCTACTCCTGCTTCCAAGTCCGGCAAGAAGTCCCAGGATGACAAAACAGAGAGCAAACCAAAGGATTCAAAGGCGGCTAAAGGCAAAGCAAAATCAACACCTGCTTCTAAGAGCAAGGAGAGCGATGTGGAGTCAGAGTCGGAAGAGACGCCCAAGGCACCAGAACCAGCAACAAAAGGGAAATCAGTCGGTTCAGGCAAGTCGCAGGCAAGTCAGTCCAAGTCCGGTAAGAAGAGGAAGCGATGA